The following proteins are co-located in the Apium graveolens cultivar Ventura chromosome 5, ASM990537v1, whole genome shotgun sequence genome:
- the LOC141661398 gene encoding transcription factor bHLH61-like yields MLSSLQLQSMKFGKSEGDLKMESSQNALFEDCLSAPPLSGVNEQQFFPSYLSCGSFNYESLDLATSNVSFSELITSSQIDFPSFAFPYNEFCPFTNGYPGPEDVIDSSYLIKNDQPPFPVLQDHEFKSRPVEDGQVSEFLSNDFRDNVQERTNGSSSKDHEKDQASEENVLVFNVGSSDQARKRKSTKIEGQPSKNLMAERRRRKRLNDRLSMLRSIVPKISKMDRTSIVGDTIDYVKDLQEKIHKLQEELDTEGEGNKLNLVGSFNDNTYEAIPKSPSKFDVERRDGSTRIEICCAAKPGLLLSTVDTVEALGLDIQQCVISCFGDFSLQASCSEAVDNRRFIGCEDIKQELYRNAGYGGRCF; encoded by the exons ATGTTGTCTAGCCTTCAGCTTCAGTCTATGAAGTTTGGTAAGAGTGAAGGAGATCTAAAGATGGAAAGTAGTCAAAATGCTTTATTTGAAGACTGCTTGTCTGCACCACCTCTAAGTGGAGTGAATGAACAACAGTTTTTTCCAAGTTATTTGAGCTGTGGATCTTTTAACTATGAGAGCTTAGATTTGGCTACATCAAATGTTTCATTCTCAGAGCTCATCACTTCATCCCAAATAGATTTTCCTAGCTTTGCATTTCCTTATAATGAGTTCTGCCCTTTCACTAATGGCTATCCAGGGCCAGAGGATGTTATTGATTCATCCTACTTGATCAAGAATGATCAACCTCCATTTCCAGTCCTACAAGATCATGAATTTAAATCAAGACCTGTGGAGGATGGACAAGTTTCTGAATTTCTCTCAAATGATTTTCGCGACAATGTACAGGAAAGGACTAATGGTAGCTCATCAAAGGATCATGAGAAGGATCAAGCTTCTGAAGAGAATGTACTGGTTTTCAATGTGGGATCATCTGATCAAGCCAGAAAGAGAAAATCTACGAAGATTGAAGGGCAGCCCTCTAAGAATTTAATGGCAGAAAGAAGGCGAAGGAAGCGACTAAATGACCGGCTTTCCATGCTCAGATCAATTGTTCCTAAAATTAGCAAG ATGGACAGAACATCTATAGTTGGAGACACCATAGACTATGTGAAGGATCTCCAGGAAAAGATCCACAAGCTACAAGAAGAGCTAGATACAGAAGGAGAAGGCAATAAACTGAACTTAGTGGGATCCTTTAACGATAATACATATGAAGCAATTCCCAAAAGCCCGTCTAAG TTTGATGTAGAAAGGAGGGACGGAAGTACAAGGATTGAGATATGCTGTGCAGCAAAGCCCGGATTACTGTTATCAACAGTGGACACTGTGGAAGCATTAGGCCTCGACATTCAACAATGTGTTATTAGTTGCTTTGGTGATTTTTCATTGCAGGCTTCTTGTTCAGAG GCGGTGGACAACCGGAGGTTTATAGGATGTGAAGATATTAAACAAGAGTTATACAGGAATGCAGGCTACGGAGGAAGATGTTTCTAG
- the LOC141723404 gene encoding uncharacterized protein LOC141723404, giving the protein MPQRNSKKQDQTATVLRRSPRFLGNNTMIQAEPTSVLRRSSRLLAKKTQNESEDPKTPILGRKGTMGSFFEASSCVSTPKECVKASQLGNSGAGNVLKESKIAKEGCEKENGGFERSEKLEAGGDGSSFLRRSSRLSGKENVSSRLNFDELRREGKDTRGKKIKVRANLFGKGGLSNRLSADVVIGLAAGETKKTGNSDPGNARKVGKKCTGIGIDGAEKDSEAEVLENGGSLSVERVSKSGLGLSDQETVGATSKAPVKARAERVARAVVEKQKSIGVKRKRNQVEDGCENQGTASGWTKEQNEALQKAYYAANPTPHFWKKVAKMVPGKSAQDCFNRIHADHLTPRQAQPRSRARLPKSSPLAYSASKLLDSIRPKNKRTGYTKRKSHLVKKTTRQLLQKQCQVNRDQNADIFSLLEPEASPSFNALRQGVNYSTPKQGDSKLLRRCQEPSSSARRMQCSRFNSLNGTSLESPPVLKPIKNKAAHEKYIDQLHAREAKRKAAAAKVAKSSLKLLDGKECRVQKNAVESAKNALLLDARDAIKEFQHVQANDLSSFPDDDDDVLYSDEDINEDE; this is encoded by the exons ATGCCGCAACGAAATTCCAAGAAGCAAGACCAAACCGCCACCGTTTTAAGACGCTCCCCGAGGTTTCTTGGCAACAATACAATGATTCAAGCCGAACCCACCTCCGTTTTAAGAAGATCTTCGAGGCTTCTTGCGAAAAAAACTCAAAACGAATCGGAGGACCCGAAAACCCCAATTCTTGGACGAAAGGGAACAATGGGATCTTTCTTTGAAGCTAGTTCTTGTGTCTCAACCCCGAAGGAGTGTGTGAAAGCATCGCAATTGGGGAATTCTGGAGCTGGGAATGTGTTGAAAGAATCGAAAATTGCGAAAGAGGGGTGTGAGAAGGAGAATGGGGGTTTTGAAAGATCTGAGAAATTGGAGGCTGGTGGTGATGGTTCGAGCTTTTTACGAAGATCTTCGAGGTTGTCTGGTAAAGAAAATGTCAGTTCACGGTTGAATTTCGATGAGTTGAGGAGAGAGGGCAAGGATACGAGGGGTAAGAAGATAAAGGTGAGAGCTAATTTGTTCGGGAAAGGGGGGCTGTCTAATCGACTAAGTGCAGATGTGGTGATTGGTTTAGCTGCAGGTGAGACGAAGAAGACAGGCAATTCAGACCCGGGAAATGCTCGAAAAGTTGGTAAGAAGTGTACCGGGATTGGAATTGATGGAGCTGAGAAGGATTCGGAAGCTGAGGTTTTGGAAAACGGTGGGTCTTTGAGTGTTGAAAGGGTTTCTAAATCAGGTTTAGGGTTATCTGACCAAGAAACAGTGGGGGCTACTAGTAAAGCTCCCGTGAAGGCCCGAGCGGAAAGAGTGGCAAGGGCTGTTGTGGAAAAACAGAAGAGCATTGGAGTTAAGAGGAAAAGGAATCAAGTTGAAGATGGCTGTGAAAATCAGGGAACAGCTTCTGGGTGGACTAAGGAGCAAAATGAAGCATTGCAGAAAGCTTATTATGCTGCCAACCCCACTCCTCACTTTTGGAAGAAAGTTGCTAAAATG GTGCCTGGTAAATCTGCACAAGATTGTTTTAATAGAATACATGCTGACCATCTGACTCCCCGTCAAGCTCAACCTCGTTCAAGAGCAAGATTACCTAAGTCGTCACCCCTTGCATACTCTGCTTCAAAGTTGCTTGATTCAATAAGACCGAAGAATAAAAGGACTGGATACACTAAACGAAAGAGTCACCTTGTGAAGAAAACTACGAGACAGTTACTGCAAAAGCAGTGTCAGGTTAACAGAGATCAAAATGCAGACATATTCTCTTTACTTGAGCCCGAAGCAAGTCCATCTTTCAATGCTTTACGGCAGGGGGTAAACTACTCTACCCCAAAACAGGGGGACTCTAAACTCCTTAGAAGATGCCAAGAGCCATCTTCTTCAGCCCGCAGAATGCAGTGTTCACGATTTAATAGCTTGAATGGGACCAGTCTTGAAAGTCCGCCAGTTCTAAAGCCGATTAAGAACAAAGCAGCGCATGAAAAATATATTGACCAGCTACATGCTAGGGAAGCAAAGAGAAAGGCAGCGGCCGCAAAGGTTGCAAAATCCAGTCTGAAGCTTCTAGATGGAAAGGAGTGCCGTGTTCAGAAAAATGCTGTCGAATCTGCAAAAAACGCATTGCTGCTTGATGCAAGAGATGCTATAAAAGAGTTCCAACATGTGCAGGCCAATGACTTGAGCAGCTTtcctgatgatgatgatgatgttcTCTACAGCGATGAGGATATAAATGAAGATGAATAG